From Falco cherrug isolate bFalChe1 chromosome 4, bFalChe1.pri, whole genome shotgun sequence, one genomic window encodes:
- the SNTN gene encoding sentan, producing MCGCRASVPSTKQYSVNQPAPASTKTSPLAAAGMPKRIPTAKQLASIKALGKGSDLEKAFATAALVYNNSADPEGKLSKAETKCLLQTQFGRFIQGQENKPKYQEIISALDEESENKIDFEDFMILLVSLTLMSDLLQEIKNVKTTK from the exons ATgtgtggctgcagagccagtgTTCCCAGCACCAAGCAGTACTCAGTCaaccagccagctcctgcttccaCCAAAACAAGCCCTTTGGCCGCAGCAGGCATGCCCAAGCG CATACCTACAGCCAAGCAGCTGGCATCGATAAAAG CTCTAGGAAAAGGTTCAGACCTCGAAAAAGCTTTTGCCACCGCAGCTTTGGTGTATAACAATTCTGCTGATCCTGAGGGCAAGCTCAGCAAAGCTGAAACCAAATGCTTGCTGCAAACCCAGTTTGGGCGTTTCATACAG GGCCAAGAAAACAAACCGAAATaccaggaaataatttctgccCTGGATGAGGAGTCAGAGAACAAAATTGATTTTGAAGATTTCATGATCTTGTTAGTCAGTCTCACTCTAATGTCTGACCTGCTGCAGGAGATCAAAAATGTGAAAACCACAAAGTGA